The following proteins are co-located in the Mesorhizobium sp. M1E.F.Ca.ET.045.02.1.1 genome:
- a CDS encoding type II toxin-antitoxin system RelE/ParE family toxin: protein MRVVWTPEAEQDRADIWDYIAADSPSAAARMDQLFSDAVARLADFPKLGRTGKITGTRELIPHESYRLVYQVEGENLWVLALVHTARRWPPTKE from the coding sequence GTGAGGGTCGTATGGACGCCAGAGGCCGAACAGGACCGAGCCGACATTTGGGACTACATTGCGGCCGACAGCCCGTCAGCGGCCGCTCGGATGGACCAGCTTTTCAGCGACGCAGTGGCGAGGCTGGCGGATTTCCCCAAGCTCGGCCGCACCGGAAAAATCACCGGCACGCGCGAGCTGATTCCACATGAGAGCTACCGTCTGGTTTACCAAGTCGAAGGCGAGAACTTGTGGGTGCTGGCTCTGGTGCATACAGCTCGCCGGTGGCCGCCGACAAAAGAGTAA
- a CDS encoding antitoxin of toxin-antitoxin stability system, protein MKLEPELRDAFMAETEADHRPASQVVRELMRDYIERRREEREYDEFLRRKVEIARSSMRAGRGRTNDEIEDDFAARRAKTASQA, encoded by the coding sequence TTGAAGCTCGAACCGGAGCTGCGCGACGCCTTCATGGCCGAAACCGAAGCCGACCATCGGCCGGCATCGCAGGTGGTTCGCGAGCTGATGCGTGATTACATTGAGCGCCGGCGCGAAGAGCGGGAGTATGACGAGTTCCTCCGCCGCAAGGTCGAGATCGCGCGGTCCTCGATGCGGGCCGGCCGAGGCCGGACGAATGATGAGATCGAGGATGACTTCGCCGCCCGGCGTGCCAAGACGGCAAGCCAGGCGTGA
- a CDS encoding proline racemase family protein gives MRWSKTFTMVEAHAEGDVGRVITGGVLSIPGETILDKLLHINNVDDRLRRFLVNEPRGCAQMSTNLLLPPVHPEADAALIILQGDKAHAMSGSNSICLVTVLLETGMVEMKEPETVVTIETAAGLVKAVAKCSNGKCERVTLDMPPSFPLLLDAEVDVPGLGKVVVDISYGGVFYGLIDPDQFGLKLTTENARKLVDLGCRIHRAIDTQLNVRHPEIAGLSGLSYTMFVGGDDQGRMKGVTVVPPGRVDRSPCGTGNSARLAAMYARGQFAEGEKRIARSIIDSEFEVSIIGTTKVAGKAGILPRISGRGWIHGIHQIGVDPTDPYQLGYMVSDCWGDAFDLLK, from the coding sequence ATGCGCTGGAGCAAGACCTTCACGATGGTGGAAGCACACGCCGAAGGAGACGTCGGTCGTGTCATCACCGGCGGTGTTCTGTCGATTCCCGGCGAGACAATTCTCGACAAGCTTCTGCACATAAACAACGTGGACGACCGGCTGCGCCGCTTCCTGGTGAATGAGCCCCGGGGATGCGCGCAGATGAGCACGAATCTCCTGTTGCCACCGGTGCACCCCGAGGCCGACGCCGCATTAATTATCCTGCAGGGCGACAAGGCGCATGCCATGTCCGGCTCCAACAGCATCTGCCTCGTCACGGTGCTTCTTGAGACCGGTATGGTCGAGATGAAGGAGCCCGAGACGGTCGTCACAATCGAAACCGCGGCCGGCCTCGTCAAGGCCGTTGCCAAATGTTCAAACGGGAAATGCGAGCGCGTCACTCTCGACATGCCGCCGTCGTTCCCGCTGCTCCTGGACGCCGAGGTGGATGTCCCAGGTCTTGGCAAGGTGGTGGTGGACATTTCCTATGGCGGCGTCTTCTACGGGCTCATAGATCCCGACCAGTTCGGCCTGAAGCTGACGACCGAGAATGCCAGGAAGCTGGTCGATCTCGGCTGCCGTATCCATCGGGCCATAGATACCCAGCTCAACGTCCGGCATCCCGAGATAGCCGGTCTGAGCGGGCTGTCCTACACGATGTTCGTCGGCGGCGACGACCAGGGCCGGATGAAAGGCGTCACGGTCGTCCCTCCGGGCCGCGTCGACCGTTCGCCATGCGGCACGGGCAACAGCGCCCGGCTCGCGGCCATGTATGCGCGTGGCCAGTTCGCGGAAGGCGAAAAGCGGATCGCGCGCTCGATCATCGACAGCGAGTTCGAGGTCTCGATCATCGGAACGACTAAGGTGGCTGGCAAGGCCGGCATATTGCCTAGGATTTCCGGGCGCGGTTGGATTCACGGCATTCATCAAATCGGCGTCGACCCGACCGACCCCTACCAGCTTGGGTACATGGTGTCCGATTGCTGGGGCGACGCCTTCGACCTGCTCAAGTAA
- a CDS encoding site-specific integrase, with amino-acid sequence MTAADRSKGAGQDDDLPDVIEIVRAMGLDAMGDDTEPPSPALPAAAPHADDDPRLPAHLENLADRARNYVEAASSANTRRAYAADWKHFCAWARRQGVDAFSPDPRVVTACASGSVSGDKQPNSVSTVERRLSSLSWNFTQRGQPLDRKDRHIVTVMAGIRNTHAAPPRQKEAILPENLIAMLETLDRGTLRGLRDRAILLLGFAGGLRRSEIVGLDCGRDQTEDGRGWIEFFPDKGVLVNLRGKTGWREVEIGRGSSDATCPVVALQTWLKLARIPHGPLFRRVAGQGKAVGSERLHDQEVARLVKRTALAAGVRGDLPEGEREMKFSGHSLRAGLASSAEVDERYVQKQLGHASAEMTRKYQRRRDRFRVNLTKASGL; translated from the coding sequence ATGACGGCCGCCGACAGATCCAAAGGCGCCGGCCAGGACGACGATCTACCGGACGTCATCGAGATCGTCCGTGCCATGGGACTTGATGCGATGGGCGACGACACGGAACCCCCCTCCCCTGCCCTTCCGGCGGCCGCACCTCATGCGGATGATGATCCGCGCCTGCCGGCGCATCTCGAGAACCTCGCCGATCGAGCGCGGAACTATGTCGAAGCGGCAAGCTCCGCCAACACCCGCCGCGCCTATGCCGCCGACTGGAAGCATTTTTGCGCCTGGGCGCGGCGGCAGGGTGTCGACGCGTTCTCGCCTGATCCGCGAGTGGTCACCGCTTGCGCGTCCGGGTCTGTCTCCGGAGACAAGCAGCCCAACTCCGTGTCGACCGTCGAGCGGCGGCTGTCGTCGCTGAGCTGGAATTTCACCCAGCGCGGGCAGCCGCTCGACCGCAAGGACCGTCACATCGTGACTGTCATGGCCGGCATACGCAATACGCACGCCGCGCCGCCCCGGCAAAAGGAGGCGATCCTGCCGGAGAATCTGATTGCCATGCTGGAAACGCTCGATCGCGGCACCCTTCGCGGGCTGCGCGACCGCGCTATTTTGCTCCTCGGCTTTGCCGGCGGGCTGCGACGCTCCGAAATCGTCGGTCTCGATTGCGGCCGCGACCAGACCGAAGACGGCCGCGGCTGGATCGAATTTTTCCCGGACAAGGGCGTGCTGGTGAATTTACGGGGGAAAACCGGCTGGCGGGAGGTCGAGATCGGCCGCGGCTCGTCCGACGCCACCTGCCCCGTCGTCGCCCTGCAGACCTGGCTGAAGCTCGCTCGCATCCCGCACGGACCGCTGTTCCGCCGCGTCGCCGGCCAAGGCAAGGCTGTTGGCTCGGAGCGGCTGCACGACCAGGAGGTGGCCCGGTTGGTCAAGCGCACGGCCCTGGCCGCCGGCGTGCGCGGCGATCTTCCGGAGGGCGAGCGCGAGATGAAATTTTCCGGGCACTCGCTGCGCGCGGGCCTCGCCTCCTCGGCCGAGGTCGACGAGCGCTACGTGCAAAAGCAGCTCGGGCATGCCTCGGCCGAGATGACCCGAAAGTATCAGCGGCGCCGCGACCGATTCCGCGTCAATCTCACCAAGGCGAGTGGCCTGTAG
- a CDS encoding hydantoinase B/oxoprolinase family protein — MLLSGVTISIITPVFVGGKISTSSATSGHHSDVGGVVPGSTDYILTSVFAEGIRILHMRIVGEDVLDEEPPLHDRAQHAGPMECIFDLKVQIVANKSGRAEHTSLGMGE, encoded by the coding sequence ATGCTGTTGTCCGGGGTGACCATCTCTATCATCACGCCTGTCTTTGTCGGCGGCAAAATCAGTACTTCATCGGCAACATCGGGCCATCACTCCGACGTCGGCGGCGTCGTCCCGGGCTCGACCGACTACATCCTCACGAGCGTCTTCGCTGAAGGTATCCGAATCCTACATATGCGAATAGTCGGTGAAGATGTGCTTGACGAGGAACCTCCTCTCCATGATCGCGCACAACACGCGGGACCCATGGAGTGCATCTTCGACCTGAAAGTGCAGATCGTGGCGAACAAATCAGGGCGCGCGGAGCATACGTCGCTCGGTATGGGTGAGTAG
- a CDS encoding GntR family transcriptional regulator, with translation MLVKKTAARETTVPRETGSTRVYTELRHNILSMVLPPSAPLDEVGLGKRFQLSRSPIREALVRLASEGLVVTLQNRSTIVAPLDFRSVPEYLDALDLLQRATHRSAAICRSQRDVEEIEATLVVFEKKAKLSFDTNDWLPMIEGNYDFHIRIAQAGRNQYFAGFYKRILEEGRRMLYFHSEFLFKSLGSTVERLNQHHREMVEAIRIQDANEAERLAHEHARQFKGDFLEYMERSITSKMAIAT, from the coding sequence ATGCTAGTAAAAAAAACAGCGGCGCGAGAGACCACGGTTCCCCGGGAAACCGGAAGTACCCGGGTCTATACCGAGCTCCGCCACAATATTCTGAGCATGGTGCTGCCACCCAGCGCCCCATTGGACGAGGTAGGGTTGGGAAAACGCTTCCAACTTTCGCGGTCCCCTATCCGCGAGGCCCTGGTGCGCCTTGCTAGTGAGGGATTGGTCGTTACGCTTCAGAATCGCAGCACGATCGTAGCTCCTCTCGATTTCCGCAGTGTGCCCGAATATCTGGATGCTTTGGATCTTCTGCAGCGCGCTACCCATCGCTCAGCTGCAATTTGCCGCTCTCAGCGGGACGTGGAGGAAATCGAAGCTACACTTGTGGTATTCGAGAAGAAAGCGAAGCTCAGTTTCGATACCAACGACTGGCTGCCTATGATCGAAGGTAATTACGATTTTCACATCCGGATCGCGCAGGCGGGCCGCAACCAGTATTTTGCCGGATTCTATAAGCGGATTCTGGAAGAAGGGCGACGGATGCTCTACTTTCACAGTGAATTCCTCTTCAAAAGCTTGGGTTCCACAGTAGAGCGCCTGAACCAGCACCACCGAGAAATGGTCGAAGCCATCCGCATTCAAGATGCAAACGAGGCCGAACGCCTTGCCCACGAACATGCGAGGCAGTTCAAGGGGGACTTCTTGGAATACATGGAGCGGAGCATCACCTCGAAAATGGCAATCGCCACCTGA
- a CDS encoding GntR family transcriptional regulator, which produces MTKKKAARNNVSIPIISKETGSARVYSELRHNILNMSLPPSYPLDEVSLSQHFNLSRSPIREALVRLASEGLALTLPNRSTIVAPLDFRSVPEYLDALDLLQRATHRSAALHRSEEELKEIEEAERSFRLAAQEGCESGEWLAIIEGNYNFHMTVARAGRNQYLASFYKRALEEGRRMLYFRNEFLFKSLGATVDRLNLGHVEIVEAIRDRDADRAEQLAYEHASQFKGNFLEYLEQSVTAKVKIVMVGRAAGR; this is translated from the coding sequence ATGACCAAGAAAAAGGCCGCTCGCAATAACGTAAGCATACCGATCATCAGCAAGGAAACCGGAAGCGCAAGGGTTTATTCTGAGCTCCGCCACAACATCCTCAACATGTCTTTGCCGCCCAGCTACCCGTTGGACGAGGTCAGCCTCAGCCAGCATTTCAATCTTTCGAGATCGCCGATCCGCGAAGCGCTGGTCAGGCTGGCGAGCGAAGGGCTCGCTCTGACGCTTCCAAACAGAAGCACCATCGTCGCCCCGCTCGATTTCCGCAGCGTACCCGAATATTTAGACGCCCTCGACCTCCTACAACGCGCCACGCACCGGTCAGCGGCTTTGCACAGGTCGGAAGAAGAACTTAAGGAAATCGAGGAGGCCGAACGGTCATTCCGCTTGGCCGCACAAGAAGGTTGTGAGAGCGGCGAGTGGCTGGCGATCATCGAGGGCAACTACAATTTCCACATGACGGTCGCGAGGGCGGGTCGGAACCAGTATTTAGCCAGCTTCTACAAGCGCGCGCTTGAGGAAGGCAGGCGTATGCTCTACTTCCGCAACGAATTCCTTTTCAAAAGCCTCGGAGCGACCGTGGATCGGCTTAATCTCGGTCACGTCGAGATCGTGGAGGCCATTCGTGATCGGGACGCCGACCGAGCCGAGCAGTTGGCGTACGAGCACGCCAGCCAGTTTAAGGGGAACTTTCTCGAGTATCTAGAGCAGTCAGTCACTGCAAAAGTGAAGATCGTGATGGTAGGCCGGGCTGCTGGCCGATAG
- a CDS encoding SDR family oxidoreductase — MSDTAHNSATGAEGYQELFGIDGKVVCISGSSRGLGKSLATCFGRLGAKIVLSSHNIEELTQSEAELLGQGINVSAIRADVRSHDDCKALISGTVDRFGQIDVMVCNAGTDIIKPAHSYEELEWDEIVDTNLRGYYYCAKFAAQAMLGQGGGSIIMTSSVAGSLGIPGLAVYAASKGGVNQLTRTMAVEWADKGIRVNAVAPGFINNFMDGVHPNLDTPYQRRAMELTPMRRRGNLTEYFGPYIFLASPAASFVTGEILYVDGGYSAS; from the coding sequence ATGTCAGATACAGCTCACAATTCTGCGACTGGTGCAGAAGGATACCAAGAGCTCTTCGGAATTGATGGGAAGGTAGTCTGCATTTCAGGCTCAAGCCGAGGTCTAGGGAAGTCACTCGCCACCTGCTTTGGAAGGTTGGGTGCAAAGATAGTCCTTTCCTCGCACAATATCGAAGAGCTGACCCAATCAGAGGCCGAACTTCTGGGCCAAGGAATCAACGTGTCAGCTATCCGCGCTGATGTGCGGTCCCACGACGATTGCAAGGCGCTGATCAGTGGCACGGTCGACCGGTTTGGGCAGATCGATGTGATGGTCTGCAACGCAGGTACCGATATCATTAAGCCAGCGCATTCATATGAAGAGCTGGAATGGGACGAAATCGTCGATACCAATCTGCGTGGCTACTACTATTGTGCCAAGTTTGCCGCCCAGGCAATGCTGGGTCAAGGCGGCGGTAGCATTATCATGACTTCTTCGGTCGCCGGTTCGCTCGGCATACCGGGCCTAGCTGTCTATGCTGCGAGCAAGGGTGGCGTCAATCAACTAACGCGCACCATGGCGGTAGAATGGGCCGATAAGGGTATTCGTGTAAACGCCGTCGCACCTGGATTCATCAACAACTTCATGGATGGGGTGCATCCTAATCTTGACACACCTTATCAGCGCCGCGCAATGGAACTCACTCCGATGCGTCGCCGCGGCAATTTGACCGAGTATTTCGGACCCTACATCTTCCTTGCGAGCCCAGCTGCATCGTTCGTAACAGGCGAGATTCTTTATGTCGATGGGGGCTACTCCGCGAGCTGA
- a CDS encoding SDR family oxidoreductase, protein MGEMDLGLDGKVAMVAAASSGLGLATAEELAKEGCRLSICGRDSGRLERAVDRLRSAGAEVLARPTDVTDCEDAAAWVAETAKHFRCIDILVTNCGGVAAGPPSAMTPKDFDDAFGRVLLPSINLVKAALPYLRRSPAGRILMLASEAIVRTPVHFALSGVARAGLVPYCHTLVQELSGKSITVNVLAPGAHSTAIHEANRLGDHAEAIRALEDRTPARRLGDPSEFAAVATFLASARAAYVSGALIVIDGGLSATV, encoded by the coding sequence ATGGGTGAAATGGATTTAGGGCTTGACGGCAAGGTGGCAATGGTCGCCGCCGCCTCCAGCGGCTTAGGTTTGGCCACAGCTGAGGAACTGGCCAAGGAAGGCTGCCGCCTGTCCATCTGTGGGCGGGATTCGGGGCGGCTAGAAAGAGCAGTGGATCGGTTGCGCAGCGCCGGCGCAGAAGTGCTGGCGCGCCCGACCGATGTAACTGACTGTGAGGATGCAGCGGCTTGGGTTGCCGAAACAGCAAAGCATTTTCGGTGTATCGACATCCTGGTGACGAACTGCGGCGGTGTTGCTGCCGGGCCACCCTCGGCCATGACGCCCAAGGACTTCGACGATGCGTTTGGCCGAGTGCTTTTACCTTCGATCAATCTGGTTAAGGCTGCCTTGCCGTATCTGCGGCGCTCGCCGGCGGGGCGAATATTGATGCTGGCTTCCGAGGCTATTGTACGGACTCCGGTACATTTCGCGCTGTCGGGTGTCGCACGAGCAGGGCTAGTGCCCTACTGCCACACGCTCGTTCAAGAATTGTCGGGGAAGAGCATCACCGTGAACGTGCTTGCTCCTGGTGCCCACAGCACTGCGATTCACGAAGCCAATCGCCTCGGCGACCACGCTGAAGCCATCCGCGCGCTTGAGGATAGGACCCCGGCCCGACGCCTTGGCGATCCCTCCGAATTCGCGGCAGTTGCTACATTCTTGGCCAGCGCCCGGGCGGCCTATGTTAGCGGCGCCCTGATCGTCATCGATGGTGGGCTGAGTGCAACCGTCTGA
- a CDS encoding HAD-IA family hydrolase, whose translation MSDSFSQYWANEIDTLALAPQSRHICAYGDFPNTRWIDPNHDIVLVLNGTSSGVCPPNLDWILPDRAGLVIADAVSAAFTRHIDFDRIDVLCWSWQKALGGEGGHGMIALSPRAQARLKAGEHKPVARLMRLHNPDGSVNKAFFGGRTISTPSMFAVEDIHSALDWAEACGGLPALLNRVANNYAVVDDWVNSTPWIDWICTNPAARSTCSITLRLVRGQSAAGEKVDDGKIVAGMIRLLESEGAAFDIWSYGDAPPGFRIWAGPTVETDDLAILCEWLAWAYSDCEASIPPEAGVVRHGYFPTSKASAVQPRMEPACPQIAGLESPPPQTLADCYDAILFDATGVLISENEALPGAVDILARLNVSGQPYYIVTNISSGSETAIFARLRRAGLPIPAVDRIVSAGGVARYRVLEELAAGRLVLCVGSAHAAHEIFGKHPNLHCADTAETFDILVVLDDEGYDFKRATDHILSTFQQRLIETGEMPRIIAANADIIYPSKNGTLIFGPGIIGPMLQAGLAPFSAPPISVEIMGKPGRAIFEECIARAGTDRLLMVGDQVDTDIKGAKAAGLDAVLVTTGLNNSGELRQGENGAPDYVAKNLHQIFDGSLFPHL comes from the coding sequence TTGTCAGACAGCTTCTCGCAGTATTGGGCAAATGAGATCGATACGTTGGCGCTTGCCCCCCAAAGCCGGCACATTTGTGCTTACGGAGATTTTCCGAACACTAGGTGGATCGATCCCAATCATGACATCGTCCTAGTGCTAAACGGCACCAGCAGCGGCGTTTGCCCACCCAATCTTGACTGGATTCTTCCTGACCGTGCCGGGCTCGTGATTGCGGATGCCGTCTCGGCAGCTTTTACGCGGCACATCGACTTCGATCGGATCGATGTTCTGTGCTGGTCATGGCAGAAAGCCCTTGGCGGTGAAGGCGGTCACGGCATGATCGCGCTCTCTCCTCGAGCCCAGGCACGACTAAAAGCCGGCGAACATAAGCCTGTAGCCAGGCTCATGAGACTGCACAACCCCGACGGATCTGTCAACAAAGCGTTCTTTGGCGGCCGGACGATCTCGACCCCCAGCATGTTCGCCGTCGAGGACATCCACTCTGCGCTCGACTGGGCCGAAGCGTGCGGTGGACTACCCGCGCTCCTGAACAGGGTTGCCAATAATTATGCTGTCGTGGACGACTGGGTGAACTCTACTCCCTGGATCGATTGGATTTGCACCAATCCGGCAGCACGCTCCACCTGTTCAATTACTCTTCGGCTTGTACGAGGGCAGTCCGCTGCCGGCGAGAAAGTGGACGACGGTAAAATTGTTGCGGGGATGATCCGTCTACTCGAAAGCGAGGGCGCGGCTTTTGACATCTGGAGCTACGGTGACGCGCCACCGGGATTCCGGATATGGGCGGGGCCTACGGTCGAGACAGACGACTTGGCGATTTTATGCGAGTGGCTGGCGTGGGCTTATAGCGATTGCGAGGCCAGCATACCACCCGAAGCGGGGGTCGTGCGTCACGGCTACTTTCCGACCTCCAAGGCGAGCGCGGTTCAGCCAAGGATGGAGCCGGCTTGTCCTCAAATCGCGGGCCTCGAAAGCCCACCTCCCCAGACGCTGGCAGATTGCTATGACGCGATACTTTTCGACGCGACGGGGGTCCTGATCAGCGAAAATGAAGCCCTGCCTGGCGCTGTTGATATCCTGGCCCGACTTAATGTGTCCGGTCAGCCATACTATATCGTGACGAACATCAGCAGTGGATCGGAGACGGCAATATTCGCACGTCTCCGCCGCGCGGGACTTCCGATTCCGGCGGTCGACCGTATCGTGTCCGCGGGAGGTGTTGCGCGATATCGCGTACTCGAAGAGTTGGCAGCCGGACGGCTAGTTTTATGTGTGGGCAGTGCACATGCTGCGCATGAGATTTTCGGCAAGCATCCAAATCTCCATTGCGCTGATACGGCCGAGACATTTGACATACTCGTGGTGCTCGATGACGAAGGTTACGATTTTAAACGGGCTACCGATCACATCCTGTCGACTTTTCAACAAAGACTAATCGAGACGGGCGAAATGCCCCGTATTATAGCGGCGAACGCGGACATCATTTATCCTAGCAAAAACGGCACACTCATCTTTGGACCAGGCATAATAGGGCCAATGCTTCAGGCTGGATTAGCGCCCTTCAGTGCTCCTCCAATCTCTGTAGAGATTATGGGCAAGCCAGGAAGAGCGATTTTCGAAGAATGCATCGCTCGGGCAGGTACCGACCGTCTTTTGATGGTTGGCGATCAGGTTGATACCGATATCAAGGGCGCAAAGGCTGCAGGGCTCGACGCAGTTCTTGTAACCACTGGCCTCAACAACTCCGGCGAGTTGCGTCAAGGCGAGAACGGCGCTCCTGATTATGTCGCAAAGAACCTCCATCAAATCTTCGACGGCAGTTTGTTTCCACACCTTTGA
- a CDS encoding acetyl-CoA carboxylase biotin carboxylase subunit family protein yields MARALILIGGTVMGSGLLYVQAAQRLGLQPITLSADPTRYDHFTAKGAETIRVDTDDLDALIRECSRLRATYDIAGITSAADSFYATASKLCRHFNLPGPNPEAIEQCLDKYTQRQLLAASGVPVPAYRLAANAADVADSAAEIGLPVIVKPAVGSGSVGVRLCSTADEVVEHTNHLLGGQHIWRSAPRMLIEEFAQGPYYTAEIMGNEVVAIGTGDFDCPPHFVCRGFTYPAQLTDDEYERIVAVSLSCLRALGLGWGPTNVELRWTTRGPVVIEVNPRLAGTPFPQLVRLAYGVDLITEHINLVIGNEWDLRRRHSHIAAARHLIADRDGTLDWIDGDSQAAAISGVTEVKFYVQPKKPILRKGDYRDCIGHVIAASFSLPRTEAILQRAVDVIGWSITPFPGR; encoded by the coding sequence ATGGCAAGAGCGCTGATCCTGATTGGAGGTACGGTAATGGGCTCGGGTCTGCTCTACGTCCAGGCCGCTCAGCGTCTTGGCCTCCAGCCAATTACCCTTTCGGCTGATCCAACTCGGTATGACCATTTCACGGCGAAAGGGGCTGAGACAATCCGTGTTGATACAGACGATCTGGATGCGCTGATCCGCGAATGTTCCCGGCTCCGTGCAACCTATGACATTGCTGGCATCACAAGTGCTGCGGATTCGTTCTATGCGACAGCCAGCAAGCTTTGTCGGCACTTCAATCTACCTGGACCGAACCCGGAAGCTATTGAACAATGCTTAGATAAGTACACTCAGCGTCAACTTCTCGCAGCCTCAGGCGTTCCGGTACCTGCTTATCGCTTGGCGGCCAATGCAGCGGATGTAGCCGATTCTGCCGCGGAAATCGGACTGCCGGTGATCGTTAAGCCTGCGGTGGGCAGCGGCAGCGTCGGCGTCCGATTGTGCTCCACTGCCGATGAGGTGGTCGAACACACGAACCATCTGTTGGGCGGGCAGCACATATGGCGGTCTGCGCCAAGGATGCTGATCGAAGAATTCGCGCAAGGGCCCTATTATACCGCTGAGATAATGGGGAATGAGGTCGTTGCAATTGGCACCGGTGACTTCGACTGCCCGCCGCATTTCGTTTGTCGTGGGTTCACATATCCGGCCCAGCTGACTGATGACGAGTATGAGCGTATCGTAGCTGTTTCGCTGAGCTGTTTGCGCGCTCTTGGCCTTGGCTGGGGGCCAACGAACGTTGAACTCCGGTGGACGACGCGTGGGCCAGTCGTCATTGAGGTCAATCCGCGCCTTGCTGGCACGCCCTTTCCTCAACTCGTTCGTCTGGCTTACGGTGTCGATCTCATCACCGAGCACATAAACCTTGTTATCGGCAATGAATGGGATTTGCGAAGAAGGCATTCGCACATTGCGGCCGCGCGGCACCTGATTGCTGATCGCGATGGCACCCTTGATTGGATCGACGGGGACAGTCAGGCGGCTGCTATATCAGGTGTCACCGAGGTCAAATTTTACGTTCAACCCAAGAAGCCGATTCTCAGAAAAGGCGACTATCGAGACTGTATCGGACATGTCATCGCCGCTTCATTCAGTCTTCCCCGCACCGAGGCGATACTTCAGCGTGCCGTCGACGTGATCGGTTGGTCGATCACACCATTTCCCGGCCGTTGA